The Candidatus Beckwithbacteria bacterium DNA window GGGCTGTTTCAGACAAAAGAATATGGCGAAATTTTCGCCAAGAATTTTTGTGATCCAAAAAATATTATTGATGGGATTTGGGAAATTTATGAGGATAAATTGGTTTTGTTGGGGATGAAGCCGGTGTTACCCCACTTCGCCGAGGCTTCGCGGGGCGAGGGTGGTCAGGAAGTAACTGATTATGCGAAAACGGATATTAAACAGTTACCGACGGGGTATAAAAAAATTCAGTTGGATTATGTGAGGGAGGATAGTGAAACATACACCCACTTCGCTAAAAGCTTCGCTAGGGTCACGAAGCAGGAGGTTTCTCCCTATATTGAGTTACCGAGTTCTTGGGAAGAGTATTTGGGCGGATTGGAAAGAAAATATCGAAAAGAATTAAAGAGAAAATTTAAACGCCTAGGGGAAACAGAATATCAGGTGGTGACCGAGAAAAATATAGATGAATTTGTCCGGTTGCACCGTTTGTCTGATCCGGCGAAAAATAAGTTTATGAGTGAGCCAATGGCAAAGTTTTTTAAAGATGTGGTTGAGGCAAAAATTCCGGGTTGGAAGGTGTCTTTAAACTTTTTAAAGATAGAAGATAAATATGCCGCCGGAATAATGAGCTTTGAGAATCAAGACGAGTGGTGGTTGTATAACTCCGGTTATGGCCCGGAATTTAGTTTTTACAGTGTGGGGTTATTGTTAAAAGCCCTGAGTATTAAACAGGCGATTGAGGCGGGTAAGAAAAAATATGATTTTTTGCGCGGCAGCGAGCGGTATAAATACGAGTTGGGAGGGAAAAATTTACAGTTATACAAGATAGAAATAGAGCTTTAGAGCTTGGTAATTTCGGCAATGATGGCCTGGTGGTCGGAAAGTCCGGTTTGGAGATAAATATTTTTAACCAGGTATTGGGGACTAGAAAACAGGCCATCAACCACTAATTGGAGCGGGCCGGCCTGGTGGAGTTGGGGATCAATAGTCGTGGTGATATTGAGGGGAAGACTATCATGATATAAAGAGGCCAGGGTGGTCCAAGTTTTTTGGCCGCGGGGGGCGTTAAAGTCACCACAAAGCACAAATTCGGGAATAGTTTTAAGAATGTCTAGAAGTTTTTGCAGTGGTTTTGCCTGAATTTGGTCGGCGGTTTCCGGTTTGGCCCAAGTAAAATGAGCGTTGGCAACAGTAAACGATTGGTGGTTTTTGGTAACAGTGGTCCAAAGCAGGGCGCGTCCGGAAGAGCCGGGGCCGGTATAAGTCAGAAGGGGCTTGGCTTGGCCGAAATAATATTGATGCTGGGTGTTGGTTAGGGATAAACGGGAGAGAATTGCCATGCCCCAGACTTCTTTTTGCAGGTTACCGGAGTGATAATTTTCTTGTTCGCTAAGATACCAGAGGGGGACAAAGGCGGCTTTGAGGCTAAGCGCTGTTTCCAGATACGCGACGTCTTTTTGGAAAACTTCTTGAAGACAAACAATGTCCGCTTCGGCCTTTTTTAAAAAGGGGATAACCAGTTGAAAGTGTTTTCTGGCCTCGATATTTA harbors:
- a CDS encoding GNAT family N-acetyltransferase → MSVGLFQTKEYGEIFAKNFCDPKNIIDGIWEIYEDKLVLLGMKPVLPHFAEASRGEGGQEVTDYAKTDIKQLPTGYKKIQLDYVREDSETYTHFAKSFARVTKQEVSPYIELPSSWEEYLGGLERKYRKELKRKFKRLGETEYQVVTEKNIDEFVRLHRLSDPAKNKFMSEPMAKFFKDVVEAKIPGWKVSLNFLKIEDKYAAGIMSFENQDEWWLYNSGYGPEFSFYSVGLLLKALSIKQAIEAGKKKYDFLRGSERYKYELGGKNLQLYKIEIEL
- a CDS encoding endonuclease/exonuclease/phosphatase family protein, whose amino-acid sequence is MSLKLISLNIEARKHFQLVIPFLKKAEADIVCLQEVFQKDVAYLETALSLKAAFVPLWYLSEQENYHSGNLQKEVWGMAILSRLSLTNTQHQYYFGQAKPLLTYTGPGSSGRALLWTTVTKNHQSFTVANAHFTWAKPETADQIQAKPLQKLLDILKTIPEFVLCGDFNAPRGQKTWTTLASLYHDSLPLNITTTIDPQLHQAGPLQLVVDGLFSSPQYLVKNIYLQTGLSDHQAIIAEITKL